The following nucleotide sequence is from Verrucomicrobiales bacterium.
GGTAATGCTAAGGGCACGACACCGCTTTTCCTTCGCTGACTGCCGCCCCCCCCCGCGTTCACTTCAAGCCTCGATCGTTGGACGAAGGACAGTTAGTTGGTCGCAGCCAAAGCGGAGAGATATTGCCCACGGAACACGCGGACCACACGGATCTGAGGGGGGACGTGAAAGGGCCGGTCCGACTGACGGCCATTTTCTTCAGAATCCCCTCCGGCTTCGTGTGCTCCGCGTGTTCCGGTTAAGCCAAACTCTTCCTGGGAATTAGTCCCGGCCTTCCCTTTCCCTCACTGCGCGGGAGTCACTAACCGGTAGAACCTGACTTGTTCCGTGGTGGAGTCTTCCAGGGTGATGGTCCGGACGCCGGGTTTGGCCGCGATGTCCTGGAGCTTTATCCAGGACGTTCCAGGGAGGGCTGAACGGACCAATAGGGAGTAACTGCGGTCTGACATCGCCTCAAAAACGATCTGGCGTCGCCCGGACTCCAGGCCGATGCGCAAGATCTTTAACGCGCTCGCCGGATTGTTCGGCTCAGTCCCGCTCTGGAACTCCTGAAGGTTGCTGAGCCCGTCGCCATCCGTGTCGAGGTCGGCATCGTTCAGAGTGGGGTTGAGTCCGTAGCGGATCTCCCAATCGTTGAGCATGCCATCTCCATCGGAATCGCTGCTCAAGACGATGAGCGATGCCGGGCTACTGCTGGCCGTTCCGACTGAGTTGCTCACCACCACCACATAGTCCCCGGCGTCGGTGAGCTGGAGATTGTCCAGGATCAGCAGCGGAGCGGTCGCCCCCGTGAGGAAGGAGCCGTCGTGGCGCCATCGATAGCTGAGTGGCTCGGAGCCAACCGCCGCCACTTCCAACCGAACTTGAGCACCGTTGTTGGTGGTGGTGCCGACTGGATGACGGGTTATAAATGGTGCGTAGAGGGATTGTTCGGCACGGAGACCCAGGTCGAAGCTGATGTCCGAGCTGTCCGCCCGTACCTGATGCACCTCCACTGCGAGCAGGTTTCGGCCCTCCTCGAGCAGGTTAGGGTCAAGGTCCTTGCTATAGAACACGGATGTCTCGTCAGCACCTGTGACCGTGATGGCGGCCAGGGTGTCGTAGCGAATCTCGCCCGCTTCCAGCATGCCCGTGCGGAAGACTTCCTGTCCGTTGAGATACACCACCGCCCCATCATCACGCAGGACGGAAACCGAGAGCCTCGAGATGGCAGGCGCATTCGTGACTTGGAACGCGCGTCGAAAATACGTGGTGATGAACCGGTTGGCGGGTTGGCCGCCAAAACCGACTTGAGTTGCTTCGTCTCCATCGCCATAGCCGAGTTGGGCAGGGCCGGACTTCCAGGTCGCCTGATCGTAATCTCGGGTGGTCCAAGCGGAGCCCAAGTCCTGCCCCAGATCGAAATAGCTCCAGACCGCTCCCGTAGAGATGAGGGTCAAGGATCGCTGTTCTCCCTGTGTGACCACCAGATTGATCGGGGAAGAGGTTCGCGAGAGTCCGGCGTTGTCGGTGGCCACCGCCAGCAGGCGATGTCGCCCGGGCGTGGGATTGCTCCACTCGGCCGTGAAAGGGAACGTCTGTGATTCAGCAACGCTTTGGCCGTCGGCGAGGAATCGAACGAGAGCCACCGTTCCATCGCCGTCGGTCGCAGTGGCTTCGAGATCCAATGGGACACCCGCGATGGCTAGAAATCCTTCCGATGGTCTGGTTATGGCGACCGCTGGAGGCTGCCCGATTGTGATGGAAATTGGGGCCGACAGGGTTGAGGCGTTTCTGGTGTCGATGGCTGACGCCACGAGCTGAAACACTCCGGCCGGGGGTGCTGTCCACGTGTATTCGTAGGGAGTGGCGTCGTCCTCGCCCAGCTTGATGCCACTGGCGTAGAACTCGACTCGGGCGACCGAATCATCGAGGTCGGAAGCAGTGGCCCTGAGAACAATATTCGGGGGCTGCGTGAAGACGCTTCCAGCGGTGGGGGCGGTGAGGCTCACGAGGGGCGGATCGTTGATGATGTTGGCCACCCCCGGACTTCGGCCGGTTGCGAACCAGTTGGTGGGATCGTTGGCGTAGGCAGCGGCGGTACGCCGCTGAAGGGAAGCGCCCGTACCGTCGGCCGCCGTGGGCCAGGGGGCGACGTCGTGGTAGTGCACCGCCTCCACGAGGACGGACGGTGTGCCATTGGTGTTCGGCGGATCGGGCTTGCGGAGCTCCAGCCGTTCTCCGGAGTTGTCCAGCTTGCCTTGATAGGGACCTGCGAGGCGGGTAGAAACCGACAGGCCGTAAAAGCTGCGGAACGCATTGGCCGCCGCCACATCGCGCACCGGATCGAAACTGACCACGAGAACGATCTGATTGGGGGCCAGCACTTGGTTCGTTGGGAAGTCGAACTCGACTGCGTTGCGTAGCCGCCAGGTATTCGTGACATGGGCAAGGTCGAACAGCGCCACATTGGTGGCTACAATGCTTTGCAGCTCGATGTATTCGAGCTGCGTGTTGTCGTTTGTTCCGGCATCAACGGGATGATACATGATCTCGCTGATCACGACCGGGCCCACTGTTGGGCCGGAGTTGAGCGCGCCCAGGGTTCGGGAGCGCTGCGCTACGAAATGCTCATCCCCGTCGCTCGTGACATGTCGTCCAAAGCTAACTCCGTTCTGAGCCGCCCCATAATCAAACCCGTGGTAGTAGCCGGTGAGATTTCCACTAACATCCGCGGAGAACAGCCAGACTTCATCCCCCGTCGAGCTGAGTGAAAAGTTGCTGGAAGTGGCTGGGGTCGGATTGAAATCGGTCTCGTCAAAAACCCGATAGCCACCTGCGGCGAGCACTGTGGTGGGAGGAAGGCGGTACTTGCGCGGCTCAAAGAAGTCATCGCTCAGGTACCAACCACCTATGTCCACGGAACTTGGCAACGGGTTGTGGATTTCGATGCTATCGAGGTCCGGCGGATCGGTGTGAGTCAGAGCTTCGTTGACCAGGATGGCGGGAATCTGAAGCGGGGATGGATCGTCAACTCCTGGCGAACCAGAAACTCGTCCGCTCGCCCGCCATTGCGACGGTAAGTCCCAGGCGCGATAATCGGCCGCTTGATCCACCGCCACCAAGGAGAAGCCCAGGCCGTCCGTGATCGGTTCCCAACTGTCCTTATACTCGAAATCCAGAATGACCTCCCCCACGCGATCGTGCAGGCTCAGTCGCTCTCCGTTGTTGTTCAAGTTGCCCAGGTAGGCGCCAGCGATTGGAAGTCCGGTTCCATATCGGCTCGTGAACGCCGCCAGGTTCTTGACTACCAGCGCTCTCTGGCCGGCTCCCAATTGAGTCACGGCGCTCCCGCTGAAAGAGAAGCGGAGTCCGTTGGTAAAATGAATGCCGGTAAGGTCGAGCGGGGCTGTGCCCGTGTTCTTCAGCTCGATGTATTCAAAGTCGTCCGCCGGAGTTTTGCCGGACGGAGGCGGCGCCGGATGATACATGATCTCCGTGATCCTCAGATATTTTTGAGCTTCACTCGGGTTGCCCAAGTAGCGGTTGGTCTTCACCAACTGTCCTGAACGGTTCCAGAGTTCCAGGGTCTCTCCGCGGGCGGAAAGTTGTCCTTCGTAGTTGCCCTGGATGAGCAGCCCTTGCCCACCTCGCGGGGCGGCTGCGCGGGCACGGAAGGCCCGGGCATCCGGCGTCAGGTAGAGGGACCGTCCGGCCGGGATGACCGTGCCTCCCGGGAATTCATGCCGGATGGCTCCGGCCATTCGCCAGCCGGAGAGGTCCATCGCTTCGTTGAGCGGATTCTTGAGTTCGATATACTCCTGGGCCTGCCTGCCGCTGCTGGGATTGAAGTCGAGGGCTCCGAAGTTCGGTGCTGCTCCGGGAGTTTGAGTCGCCGGTATTTCCCCGCCATTCGCCGTGGTGAGAGTTTGCAGCAGGTATCGACGCCTCGGATCGAGATAGCCGGTTTTGATGAGTTGGACGGCGGCGGATAGGTTTTGAACACAGCATGCTGAGGAAGCGCTCCCATCGCCCCAGGTTCCCCATTTAGTGAGGTCCAGCGCCGCCTCGGGCGAAATCAGCGCCGCCAAGTCATCGATCCGGGTCTCGTACCTACGTTGGGCCACGGGGGTCGACACGGGTTGCAGCAGGTCTTCGGCGAGAGAGCGAAGCCGACGGAGATACATCTGCCGGATTTCCGGCGTTCCGAAGATGGCAGTGCCCAGGGTGTTGCCATTGCCGATGAACAGCGGGGTGTCGGGATGCATCTGATCGTCCCAGTAGGTCAGGCAAGGGGAACCGCAGCTCCAAACTCGACCGAAGCTAAGATCCACATCCCACGGCAACATTTGCCATTCACCGGTGATCTCGGTGTCCCGATAGAGGTAATAATTCTTATGACAGCAATCGGTGTTGCCGATCAGAATCATCGCCGCGAGGTAGTTGATGACCTCCGGCACGTTGACGTTATCAAACAGATACTGCGCCCGCGCCGTGCCTGTTAGCTTACAGCCATCGATGAGCGCCTGCAGGTCGGCTGTTCCTTCCTCCTTTCTGGTCTTCTTCTCGCCCGTCGCCGCCTCGAGGCTGTTGTACATCTTGTAGAGGGCTCCGCGCTCATCCATTCCCAGGCGCTTCAAATAGTTCTCGTCGCCGTTCTCCACGAAATGGGCATCGCCCCAGAAGGCGCCGTTCAACTGAACGCGGACGGGAAAAGCGAAGTGATACGGAGAGCCGGCATCACGGAAGGTTTCGTAGGCAATGATGTTGCGGAGGTGCGCCTTGTCGGGGTAGGTGGTGAGCAGGTTAAAGTCGTCCACCTTCGGCGCCGTGTTGGTCCACTCAAGCGAGTGTCCCGGGTTAAGGTCAAAATCGAAGCTCTTCTTGGGAAATCCACTGCTGGATTGACCGTGCAGATTGACGCCGATGTTGTCCAAAAACTGCCCTGCGAAAAAGACGGAGCAGCGTGTGCCGGTTGGGGTGGTGGGGGCATTGGCATCTGCCACGAACCACTGCAGGACCGGAAGTCGAGTCGTGAAGCGCGGGTCCTGCGCCACGGTTCCCCGATACTGTGGAGAGTTGATCGGGTCTTCGAACGGGGGCTCCCGGCTGGCGTCGCCTCCGGTGTCGGTGGCGGTGATGTAGTAGCGAATCATCTCAGCGGTCCCAAACGCGCTGGCTGGGATGGTTGCGCCATACAGCCCGTCCCCGGCCACCCCGTCTCCGTGAAGTCCGTCGTCGAACATGACGGCATTCGTTTCCGTTCGGTACATGACTCGGTAGAAAAGCCGCGCCGAGCCGACCGGATCCACCGTCCTGAGGATGCGAGCCGTGACCAACAGGGGTTCGTCCTCGCGAGGGATCAATGGGGTGTGGCTGACGTCCTCAATGCGGGGGCCCACATTGAGGGTTCCGGATCCGTTCGCCGCTGCCGGCGTCGGGGTAACAAAGTAGCGTCCGTCAGCTCCGCCGAGCCCAGTTGTCTGGCCGGACAGCACGATGCGTACGAGGAAATCAGCGTCGGAGGCCGAGGCGTTCAGCCCCTGGATCGCGAGCACGTTGTTGCCCGTCCGAAGCAGCCCTAGGTAGGGGGTCAGGTCCAGGAGTTCCGTTCTGCGCACCGACCCATCGTCACGCGATACGGTTGCTGCCGAGTTCCAATCGAGGCTTTCGGGTTCGTTGCGGCTGCCGATGGGTTGGCCGTTGAGGTAGGCCACGAAGCCATCGTCGTAGTTGACCTGCAGCGCCAGGGTAGACAGATCGGCCGCGTTCGCGAGGGTGAACGGGAATCGGAGGTAACAGGAGGCGTTTCGGTTCCGCAGTGCCGCGCCGACGTCCGAAACAAATTCTCCCGTTAAACTTGTGGAGGCGGTCAGCGTGGCATTGAAGAAGGAGCCGTCCGCCCCATCATCGGTCTGGCCTCCGGCTCCCAGCGGAGTGAGCACAAAATCCACCGTCTGTCCGGCCGTTACGGTGATCGCCAGCGTCCGGTTGGCGCCGGCAAAATCGTTTCCCGCGATGCTCACCGCGTCGCGCTGTGAGCCGTTGACGTAGACCTTGCCGGTGACTCCGGTGCCATTTAGATTTTGTTTTGCGACATGCCAGTCTACTTGAAGGGTTCCCGAGAGGGGCGCAAGCCAGCGGCGGACGATCCAGTGCTCGGCCCCGCTGTTGACTCCGTTGGGGTGCCAAACGTCGCGGAAGATCACATCCCACGGGGGATCGCCGTTAGGCCAGTCCCAGGCGTCGCCGGTCCAGAAATTCGCGGCGCCCCACGCGGCATTCGAACGGGGGAACGGAATGAAATCAGCGGCTTGATATCCGGCGACGGTGTCACTGCCGGGAAGATAGTATCCATAGCTCCAACCGCGCTCCCCCTGGACTCCCCCGGTCGACCAGTCGGATTGGCTGTCCGCTATCACGGTGGTGTCATTGCTCACGCGGTAGAGCTTGGCGGTGAAGGTCGTCCCATCGCAGCCGTCGGAATTGGCTGAGCCAGGATCGATCACGAAGTCGATGGGGGCTCCATTGGTCACGGTGACGAGAGTGGTGTAGCCCCTGCTGGCTCCCTGGAGGGATTCGGACCAGGCGGCTTGACCGGATACCAGAATTCGGACGATCACCCCATCGCCACAGGTGCCCGAGTGGGCGATGGTTCCGGTGATCCGGAGAGTTCCGTTGGTAGGACTCACGTAACGGCGGATCACCCAATGCACGTTGTTGGCGTCACCCGAGGGATGCCCACCGGAAGCCGATAACTCGATCCAAGGCGGATTGCCACTCGGCCAGTCCCATAGGGTTCCGGTCCAGTAGTTGGCTGGTCCGAAGGCTCCGGTGGAGCGGGGGAACGGCACGAAATCCTTGGTCGCGGTGTAGATCCCATCGGAATCCGCCTTCTTGTTCCAGTATCCGTAGCTCCAACCATTTTGACCTTGGGTGCCGCTAAACTGGTCCACGGAGCTGGCGAGGAACACGGGAGTGAAGGAGGCCCCTGCGGTGGCTTCGAAACCGACTGCATTGGTGACTCGCGTCCAGCTGGCATCGTTGAAGTCGACCTGCCGCCACGCGTCGCCCAGATTGGCATCCGATGGCACACGGAATCGGCCGACTGTGCCGGTGTCGATGAGTAGGCGGCTGCTGGACTGCTGGGGCAGTCCGTAGGATACGCCGTCGATTTGCTGCGGATAGCTGGGCGAGTAGGCGGTTGCGACCGTGGTGCCGTCGGGTTCGATCAAGGCCAGGTATTGTCCGGCGTTGGAGAGCTTAAAGTTGGTGTGGAGCGGTTCCCCCGGGAACGCCCGGTCCTTCCCCGAGGCGTAGACCAGCACGAATGCTTTGCCCGCGATGTTGGTAGCCGGAAACCTCCATTTAAGCGGTTTGGTGAGGTCATCCGTCAAAGACCATCCGTCCAGATTCACGGAACTGTTCCCAGGATTATGAATCTCGATCCAGTCTGTTTTGTCGTCGTCCTCGTCACGGACCAAACCGTCACTCGCAGCAAAGAATTCGCTGAGCACGAGAGGTGATGCGGCGCGCACGGGATGGAGGTGTAAGCCTAAGAGCCAGAGCAGTCCAAGCGCAACGCGAGCAGGAGTGAAAACGAATAACTTCATGACACCAAGGGACTTTCGGATGTTTATAGAATCACTGAAGCACACAAAGTCACCGCTGGCAACGGTGAGCCTGGTCGTGCGGGAGTTGGGGGGTGATTATTTTCGGGTGAGGCTGCTTACCGATCCAATGCACCTCAAGGCAGTAGCTCACTTGTATGGAGTCCTGCCTAACGGCGGAACTCCTTACAAAAGATCAAGCCTTACCCTTAAGTGATCTCGCCCGAGGTGGGGGACACAACCTGGGTACGTAAAAACGGCCACCGGAAAGGGTGGCCGCGTGGTTGATGAAGTGACTGGAACGGCGAGCGTTAGGCCTTCTTGGCCTTGGCTTTTTCTTTCTTGCGCTTCAAATAGCTCTGCCGACGACGCTTCTTTTCAACCTTATTGCTTTGTTTGCCCATAAGAATCTTTACTTTGCCAATCCGGTTCGGTTGGTTAACGGCTGCAATATGAAGCGACGACGACAGGCATTCAATACCTATTTCCTGGGGCTGTGCATTTGTTGGCTGCCTTTTGTGGGAGAGGCTGCCACCTCCACCAATGAAGTGAAGAAGACCGAGGAGGTCAAAAAGAAGAAATCCAAGAAGAAGGAGATCAGCACCGTCCGGGTGCACCTCGAGGTCCCTCGGGACACTTCGGGCCGGAGTTCGGAGGTTCCCATCTTGCGAGAGAACTCGATGCTCATCAATGTGGAGAAGCAACCTTTCCTGACCGAGGGGTTCCTGGCGGAAGCCAAGGTGATCGACACCCCGGGCGGCAAGGAGATCGAGCTGTATTTCAATACCCTAGGCCAAACTGCCTTGGGGAACTACACCGCCGCGAATCGCGGGCGTCGGCTGGCCATCTTCTGCGAGTTCGAAAAGGAGCGTCGATGGCTCGCTGCTCCCAAGATTACCAAGCTGCTTCCGGACGGAATCCTTCGGTTCACTCCCGATGCCAATGCTGAGGAGATTGAGCGCATCGTCCGGGGGCTTAACACCATCGCTGAGATCAAGAAAAAGAAGGATAAGTTCTAACTGAAGTTCATGAACCTCCAGGGATGGCTTTTGCTTTTGGCGTTGGGCTCGGCGCTTACCTCGGACGGGCAGGCGGTGTTTCGATTGCCCACCGCCAACCAGTTCGTATTCGAGAAGGGCGGCGAGTCGCGCTTCTTCGCTCCGACCGTGGGAAAACCGTGGTCCAGCGGCACCTTTGGGTGCGTGCGCACGGATGGCCATCAACTTCATGAGGGCATCGACATTCTGCGCCTGCAGACCGATCGGCGCGGAGAACCGACCGATGTGGTGATGAGTGTGGCGGATGGAACCGTGGTCTATATCAATACGAAGACCGGCCTCTCCAACTATGGTGCCTACATTGTGGTCCGCCATTCCATCGATGGCTTGAGCATTCACTCGCTCTACGCCCATTTAGGGCGGATCGAGCCGGCGGTTCAGTTGGGAGCGTCGGTGAAGGCGGGGCAACCCATCGCTGTCATGGGCCGCAGCACCAATACCCGATCCGCGATCGGCAAGGACCGGGCGCACCTCCATCTGGAGTTCGATTTTCAGCTCAGCCCTCGTTATGCGGAGTGGCATCGCAAGTTTCGTGCGGGCGAGCGCAACGACCATGGCAATTGGAATGGTCGGAACTTGATTGGGCTGGATCCCTGGAATCTCTACCTGGAGCAACGTCGGCTGGGTGCCAACTTCAGTCTAGTCCGCTGGATCCGAGGACACACGGAGGTTTGCCGCGTCTTTGTTCGGCAAAAGGACTTTCCCTGGCTGCGGGCCAACCCGGCGCTCATTCGACAGAACCCTCGGACCCAGAAAGAAGGGGTGGCGGGCTACGAGCTGGCGCTGAACTTCATGGGGCTGCCGTTCGAGTGCACCCCGCGTGCCGCGTCAGAGATGAAGAGCCTCGCCTCTCCCCAGGTGCTCTACGTGAACGAGGTGGAACAGCAGCAGTATCATTGTCGAACCCTGGTGAAGAAGCGGGGGGCAGGTTGGGAGCTTACCACGACAGGTGCGAACCTGATCAGCCTGCTGACGTTCTGACAAGTCCTCAGGGGCATTCAAACCAGCCCGCGGATGGGTTCGCCGCGAGTGATGGCTTCAACGACGGTTCGCGGCACTCCGGGCATCAGCCGGACCTCGCCGATGTCGAGCAGCGAGTGCATGATCGTCGCGATCAGGTCCGCCATGGTGACCGGATCCGACGCCGGTTCTCCGCCGTCGCGCGAGGATTGTCCAATCACTTGTCCCATCTTCAAACCGCCGCCGTAGATCAGCAGCGGGGCCAAACTGCCCCAGTGGTCGCGTCCGCCGTCCTTGTTGAGGCGCGGCGTGCGTCCCATCTCCCCGCAGCACACGAGCAGAATCCGATCTCTGAGGCCTCGCGACTCCACATCTTCGATGAAGGCGGAGACGGCGTGATCGAACGGGCGTCCCACATAGTCCATCCCCACTGACATCGGGGCGTTGTTCTCGTCGGCATGCATGTCCCAGATGAAGCTGGTGGTGACGGTGACAAAGCCTGCGCCGCGCTCGCACAGGCGCCGGGCGAGCAGCAGCTGACGCCCGAGGGTGGCGGCGTTGGTGGCGTAGTGTTCGATGTTCTTCCACTTCGGGTTAATCCGCGCGCGCGGAAGCAGCGGGGCGGTGTCGTAGCGAGCGATGATCCGCGGGTCTTCCTTACCCAGATCGAAGGCCTGGGACACTCCCTGAAGCAGCACGCTCCAAGCCTGGTCCTGCAGCGTGCCATACTCGGCGATGCTGGCAATGCGCTCGGCCTCGCGTCGCCAAGCATCCAGGGAGGTGAGCAGCGATCGACGGTCGTTCAGCCGTTCCTGGGGCAGGTTGAGCGCCATGTCTTGTTGGAGCCCGGCTCCGGCCCCGGGGACGAAGGGGGCAAACCCGCGTCCCAAGTCGCCGGTGCCCTCGAAGTTGCCGAAATCGGTGACTGCCGCCATCGCTTGGGGGTCGATCGACCGTGGGAAGAGAGCCACATTGGTTGGCATCGCGGTCGAGGGCCTGGTGGTGCCCACGATCCGGGAATAGAGCGAACCTAGATTCGCCTGCAGGCTGTCTCTGCCGACGACCGGCTTGATGTCGTGGTTGGCATCCCCGGTAGCGAAGGAGCGAACGATGCTAAATTTGTGAGCGAGGCGAGCGAGCCGCTCGAACGTGCTGCCAAAGGTAATGCCTGGGATCGAGGTGGGGATCTCGCCGGTGGCGCTCCGTATGTTGGAGGGCGCCTCCATCTTGGGGTCGAAGGTTTCGAACTGGGAAGGTCCTCCGTGCATGAACAAGAAGATCACCGACCGATCTTTCAGGGGCGAGGGACCTGGGCCGCCAGCGGCGGTGCGGAGAGCCAGAAGATCTGAGAGCGCGAGGCCGCCGAGGCCAAGCCCCCCGACCCGTAGAAACTCTCGGCGGCCTAAACCGCGACCCCGGTCTCGTGCCTGCCTATCTGGTTCTTGGAAGGTGAGCATTGGAATCGCCACATTACCCCGACCTCCGCGGATCCGGACAGGAAGGTGGCTAGGCAGTAGTCAACGACGGGCGAGGAGGAAAGTCAAAGTCGAAGCGGTTTTCCTGCTCTAAAACCTGGTCTGAGGCGGAAGAACGTGGTAATCTCTTCCCCTCATAACCCTGAAAACAAGACAAGACGTGTGATGCCTTCCTCTCTAAGGTTCGCGAACTGGGCGGTGCTCCTCGGAGTTCTCTTCTTCGGCTGGCGTTCGCCTGCGGTGATGGCCGACAGCGTGGTGGTTTTTAACGAGATTCAGTATCATCCCGCGACCAACGAATTCGCCGGGGAGTGGGTGGAACTTGAAAACCAGCACACCGTGGATATCGATGTCTCCGGGTGGAGCTTGCAGGGTGGCATCCGCTATCTGTTTCCGGAGGGGACGATCATTCCCGGCCGGGGCTTCTTGGTGGTGGCTGCCTCTCCGGCCGCCGTCCTGACCGCTCACCCGGGCATTCAGGTGCTCGGTCCCTTCGCGGGACGCCTGGGCAATTCGGGTGACCATCTTGAGCTTCGGAACAACAGCGCCCGTTTGATGGACGAGTTGAGCTATGGTGCCACCGATCCGTGGCCCCTGGCGGCGGATGGCACCGGCGCCAGCCTGGCTCGCCAACGCTCGCAAACCGCGACCAGTGACCCCGCCAACTGGACGGCCAGCCGCGAGGTCGGGGGCACGCCGGGCAAAATCAATTTTCAAAAACCCACGGCCTCGGTCAGCCGCCGCGAAATTCTTGGCAGCTCGGTCGTTTGGCGATTCCACGACGGCGGGGTGGATTTGGGGGAGGGTTGGCGGGCGCCGTCCTATGATGACTCGGGTTGGAAATCCGGGACCGGGAGTTTTGGCGTTGGGTATGCCGATCTTCCGGGTGCCTCCCTGACACGACTTCAGCCGAATCGATCGACCTACTATTTCCGGGCTCGGTTTACGGCGGGACCTGATTTTGAGCAGGTTCAGTGGTTGTTGCGCCACTGGCTGGACGATGGGGCGGTGATCTACTTGAACGGCGAGGAGATCCAGCGAATAAACCTCTCCCCCGGACCTGTAAGCTCTAGTTCCGTCGCCAACACCCAGGTTGGGATTGCCGAATGGTCTGAGCCGCTGGGGCTATCGGTGGGTTCCCTCAAGTCCGGTGAAAATGTGCTGGCGGTTGAGCTTCACCAATCGAGACCGGGCGCGTCCTACGCCCAGACAGTCCTGGACAGCGGCCCGGTGGGATATTGGCGTCTGGGCGAGCGAACCACGCGGGCCGTGGACAGCTCGGCGCGCGGCGGGTCGCAGGATGGGACTTACACGCGGATCCTCAGTTCCAATCTGGCGCAGGCGGGGCCGCGTCCCACGAATTCCCTTGCGGGGCGGGCTTACCTTGGTTTTGAGAGCAACAATGCCGCACCGCGCTTTGCAGGCAATGCCGATGGAGGAAACGATGTGATCCTCATTCCAGACTCCGGCGCCTTGAGCTTTGCCGAATCGCGGACGTTCACCCTGGAAGCGTGGGTCCGAGGTGCGAGCGTCCAGGAGGCCGGGGCGGCGATCATCGCCAAGGGCACGGGCGGAGGCGGGGAACAATACGCGGTGGACGTCGTGGATGGAAAATATCGCTTCTTCGTTTGGAACGGAGGAGTGCCGAACGTGCCGTTCGTGGTTTCATCCTCGGTGGGACCGGATGGATCTTGGCAGCATCTATTGGCCGTGTTCGATGGTGCGGCCGGCTTGATGCACCTGTGGGTCAACGGCCGACAAGCCGGGCAAACGGCAGCGCCGAACAGCCTCGTAGGGACCTCTCACGAGGTGAGCATCGGAGCGCGCCAGCTCGCGCAGGGGAATTACGACCTCAACTTCGATGGTTGGATCGACGAAGTGGCGATCTATGACCGGGCGCTGTCCGCGGAGGAGATCGCTGGACATTTTGAGGCGGCCTTCCGTTCTCCCGCCCAGCCGAATGATCTTGCGGAGGATGCGGTGTTTGCGCTGGAGCTCGCGACCCGGCAAGTCACGGAGACATTGCCGCAGTTGGACCTGCGTTGGAACGAAGTGTCGGCGGGGGTATCGCCGGGTAGCACCAACGAGTTTTGGGTCGAGTTGATCAACCCTGGAATCACGGTGGTGGATCTTGCTGCCTACTCTGTGGTGGGCATGGGCGCCAACGGGCGTCGGGAGGTAGCGCTGGGCGGGATCGGGATAGCCCCAGGCGA
It contains:
- a CDS encoding DUF1501 domain-containing protein, with protein sequence MLTFQEPDRQARDRGRGLGRREFLRVGGLGLGGLALSDLLALRTAAGGPGPSPLKDRSVIFLFMHGGPSQFETFDPKMEAPSNIRSATGEIPTSIPGITFGSTFERLARLAHKFSIVRSFATGDANHDIKPVVGRDSLQANLGSLYSRIVGTTRPSTAMPTNVALFPRSIDPQAMAAVTDFGNFEGTGDLGRGFAPFVPGAGAGLQQDMALNLPQERLNDRRSLLTSLDAWRREAERIASIAEYGTLQDQAWSVLLQGVSQAFDLGKEDPRIIARYDTAPLLPRARINPKWKNIEHYATNAATLGRQLLLARRLCERGAGFVTVTTSFIWDMHADENNAPMSVGMDYVGRPFDHAVSAFIEDVESRGLRDRILLVCCGEMGRTPRLNKDGGRDHWGSLAPLLIYGGGLKMGQVIGQSSRDGGEPASDPVTMADLIATIMHSLLDIGEVRLMPGVPRTVVEAITRGEPIRGLV